A single window of Pseudarthrobacter defluvii DNA harbors:
- a CDS encoding RDD family protein, translating to MSPIITGEAVVLELRPATFAARALGLAIDVVVHVVLLVLIMIGLSAAGADLDEAAARALGLAAVVFCLVVVPVAVETLSRGRSLGKLATGLRVVREDGGATRFRHAVIRGLTGFLEIYLTFGGLALAVALFNEKSRRLGDLLAGTYAVRSRVPAEQAIQVYVPPHLQSWAAAADIGRIPDATARRAAQFIRQAGRMAPLSRAGMAAAIAAELSAHVAPAPPPGTGPDDYLAAVVAERRNREFTRLSQSRRRYTETGQRLQRLPFGN from the coding sequence GTGAGCCCAATCATCACCGGCGAGGCCGTAGTACTGGAACTGCGGCCCGCGACTTTCGCCGCGCGCGCCCTGGGCCTGGCCATCGACGTCGTGGTCCACGTGGTCCTGCTCGTGCTGATCATGATCGGCTTGTCGGCCGCCGGCGCCGACCTGGATGAGGCGGCCGCACGCGCCCTTGGCCTTGCCGCGGTCGTGTTCTGCCTGGTGGTGGTGCCGGTGGCAGTGGAGACGCTGAGCCGGGGGCGGTCGCTCGGCAAACTGGCCACGGGCCTGCGCGTGGTCCGTGAGGACGGCGGCGCCACCCGGTTCCGGCACGCCGTGATCCGCGGACTGACCGGATTCCTGGAGATCTACCTGACGTTCGGCGGCCTTGCCCTTGCCGTGGCGCTCTTCAACGAAAAGTCCCGGCGGCTGGGCGACCTGCTGGCCGGAACCTACGCCGTGCGAAGCCGGGTTCCGGCGGAGCAGGCCATCCAGGTTTACGTACCACCGCACCTGCAGTCCTGGGCCGCCGCCGCGGACATTGGGCGCATCCCCGACGCCACCGCGCGCAGGGCCGCTCAATTCATCCGTCAGGCGGGCCGCATGGCGCCGCTGTCGAGGGCCGGGATGGCTGCAGCGATCGCCGCCGAACTTTCCGCCCATGTAGCCCCGGCGCCGCCGCCTGGAACCGGCCCCGATGACTACCTGGCCGCCGTCGTAGCTGAACGGCGGAACAGGGAGTTCACCAGGTTGTCGCAGTCACGCCGCCGGTACACCGAAACCGGGCAGCGGCTGCAGCGGCTGCCGTTCGGCAACTGA